From one Flavobacterium sp. N502536 genomic stretch:
- a CDS encoding T9SS type A sorting domain-containing protein encodes MKTKLLFFIFVFNFTNLSAQQKIYDFYGNPDYFIKFNDHILFEGYDEEFGREVWKSDGTSNNTKMIADIYPGKKGSYPLLSEDYSVTFKDDLYFIAGTENFSDIWKTDGTTNGTIKLTNFLKERVLRIFPVGDYVFFLIRIGNDHLQVWRTDGSIGGAVMIKDIQNYFFDPSFVGELNGNFIFTISATGLSSSRIWRSDGTTEGTYPISPLLSGNGSGYSGTNALSQYIKFNNKLYFITRHFLYETDGTLENTKNIGSVWNAQSDLVNYSSAIEVNNNLYFIFFSANKHKLSIWKFDPANRTLNEIYTHTSQKYFSPSNFIKIDNSLLFLSSNEIGAASLVSFDFATYKVSNLKQLSNTIEQTDAFIYLFDCSKIFKINNNEYFISEIDKDKYSRKGWIFNRALNTIENISVLDNIRDAIVYNGDIYYAKGRKLWKYTNNLSTPLIESRSSLVFYPNPASDFVSIQAENNNQVENAQIFDLNGKLVSNKADFAADKIDVSKLNPGTYILKAKVNGTIISKKIIKN; translated from the coding sequence ATGAAAACAAAACTACTCTTCTTTATCTTCGTTTTTAATTTTACTAATCTTAGCGCTCAACAAAAAATTTATGATTTTTATGGAAATCCTGATTACTTTATAAAATTTAATGATCATATTCTCTTTGAAGGATATGATGAGGAGTTTGGTCGAGAAGTATGGAAATCGGATGGAACTTCCAATAATACAAAAATGATAGCAGATATTTACCCTGGAAAAAAAGGATCTTATCCCCTATTGTCGGAAGATTATTCTGTAACCTTCAAAGATGACTTGTATTTTATAGCAGGCACTGAAAATTTTTCTGACATATGGAAAACTGACGGAACGACAAATGGTACCATAAAATTGACAAATTTTCTAAAGGAAAGAGTTCTGAGGATATTTCCTGTGGGAGACTATGTTTTTTTTTTAATTAGGATAGGTAACGATCATTTGCAAGTTTGGAGAACAGATGGATCTATAGGTGGGGCTGTAATGATTAAAGATATTCAGAATTACTTTTTTGACCCAAGTTTTGTAGGCGAGTTGAATGGGAATTTTATATTCACGATTTCAGCTACAGGATTAAGCAGCAGTAGAATCTGGAGAAGTGATGGAACTACAGAAGGAACTTATCCTATTAGTCCATTATTAAGCGGAAATGGTTCGGGATACTCAGGTACAAATGCATTATCTCAGTATATAAAATTTAACAACAAGTTGTATTTTATTACGAGACATTTTCTCTATGAAACAGATGGAACGCTTGAAAACACAAAAAATATTGGAAGTGTGTGGAATGCACAAAGTGATTTAGTGAATTATAGTTCTGCGATAGAGGTAAATAATAATTTGTATTTCATATTTTTTTCTGCGAATAAGCATAAGCTGTCAATATGGAAATTTGATCCAGCAAATAGAACTTTGAACGAAATATATACACACACAAGTCAAAAATATTTTTCACCCTCAAATTTTATTAAAATAGATAATTCTTTGCTTTTCCTTTCATCTAATGAAATAGGAGCCGCATCTTTAGTGTCATTTGATTTTGCAACTTACAAAGTGTCAAATTTAAAGCAATTATCAAATACTATAGAACAGACTGATGCTTTTATTTATTTATTTGATTGTTCTAAGATTTTTAAAATTAATAATAATGAGTATTTTATATCAGAAATAGATAAGGATAAATATTCGAGAAAAGGATGGATTTTTAATAGAGCATTAAATACAATTGAAAACATTAGTGTACTAGATAATATAAGAGACGCCATTGTTTATAATGGCGATATATATTACGCAAAGGGGCGCAAATTATGGAAATATACTAATAACTTAAGTACTCCATTAATAGAAAGTAGATCATCTTTGGTATTTTACCCAAATCCTGCAAGTGACTTTGTAAGTATACAGGCTGAAAATAATAATCAAGTTGAAAATGCTCAGATTTTTGATTTAAATGGAAAGTTAGTAAGCAATAAAGCTGATTTTGCTGCTGATAAAATTGATGTTTCTAAGCTAAATCCAGGTACTTATATTTTGAAAGCTAAAGTTAACGGAACTATCATCTCAAAGAAAATAATAAAGAACTAA
- a CDS encoding flagellar motor protein MotB, with amino-acid sequence MKEKLAVLVLLTLFSIRVSAQDEKFYQTNKVSDKYVYVDVMKTYERVAAKGYKSVDLFQKLGNSSYAKCNMDKAAKWYRELFALTTDLEPEYYYRYAESLRSISLYQEADALIEKLKTKVPVKKKA; translated from the coding sequence ATGAAAGAAAAACTAGCTGTTCTAGTGCTATTGACTCTTTTTTCAATTCGTGTTTCTGCTCAGGATGAAAAATTTTATCAAACCAATAAAGTAAGCGACAAATACGTTTATGTTGACGTGATGAAAACCTACGAAAGGGTTGCCGCAAAAGGCTACAAATCTGTAGATCTATTTCAGAAGTTAGGAAACTCCTCTTACGCCAAGTGTAATATGGACAAAGCCGCCAAATGGTACCGCGAGCTTTTTGCCCTTACCACCGATTTAGAACCTGAATATTACTACCGCTATGCAGAATCACTGCGATCGATTTCCCTATATCAGGAAGCCGACGCTCTTATTGAAAAATTAAAAACAAAAGTTCCGGTAAAAAAGAAAGCTTAA
- a CDS encoding type ISP restriction/modification enzyme, whose translation MRMEDYLSKINNLRLVEHRVGLCVNAELEELILKIALENSQSYFTLEVLFQKTNNNGMVLNPETVQFIANCYGLMFMDEKVTGNVCFAHSQELRPEFKQSCTTIDVLDLSYAILHSSLYCEDLKINELKIPVPQDVVVFWKLVQIGKELRGKEKE comes from the coding sequence ATGAGAATGGAAGACTATTTAAGTAAAATAAATAATTTGCGTCTTGTAGAACATAGAGTTGGGCTTTGTGTTAATGCTGAGTTGGAGGAGCTTATTTTAAAAATAGCGTTAGAGAACAGTCAAAGCTATTTTACGCTGGAGGTGCTTTTTCAAAAAACAAACAATAATGGTATGGTATTAAATCCCGAAACGGTTCAATTCATTGCAAATTGTTACGGCTTGATGTTTATGGACGAGAAAGTAACCGGAAATGTTTGTTTTGCGCACAGTCAGGAATTGCGACCTGAGTTTAAACAAAGCTGTACGACAATTGATGTTTTAGATTTAAGTTATGCTATTTTGCATTCGTCACTTTATTGCGAAGATTTAAAAATCAATGAGCTAAAAATTCCTGTACCGCAAGATGTTGTTGTGTTTTGGAAACTAGTTCAAATAGGGAAGGAATTACGAGGGAAAGAAAAGGAATAA
- a CDS encoding secretion protein, whose protein sequence is MTNLTKVGLVVAVFLTTIFTYAFDGKGDYILNIKTGNGKVVSFTLNSIEKSVFTIYDENNNLVYTGEAASNQLETSKTLSLEAYPAGTYILEVKENGKVAKHEIKVSTKKSKTVKMDESVNKSPAFRR, encoded by the coding sequence ATGACAAATTTAACGAAGGTGGGCTTAGTTGTTGCCGTATTTCTAACAACAATTTTTACGTATGCATTTGATGGAAAAGGGGATTATATTTTGAATATAAAAACCGGAAATGGAAAGGTAGTTAGTTTTACTTTAAACTCCATTGAGAAATCAGTTTTTACTATCTATGATGAAAACAATAATTTGGTTTACACAGGAGAAGCTGCTTCAAACCAATTAGAGACTTCAAAAACTTTAAGTTTAGAGGCATATCCTGCCGGAACTTACATCCTGGAAGTAAAAGAAAATGGTAAAGTTGCCAAACATGAAATTAAGGTTTCTACTAAGAAATCAAAAACTGTAAAGATGGACGAATCAGTGAATAAAAGCCCTGCTTTCCGTCGCTAA
- a CDS encoding T9SS type A sorting domain-containing protein: MKKILKLSLVCAVLFTGMSTYAIDGNEDFNLHVLKANGKLITFALNKVQKANLAIYDKDGSVLYSENASGKEGILRTFNLEELPAGTYFLEVEDSIKKVRHEITITDATTVLSRKAISSSYKAGFSAKKTSVAVR; the protein is encoded by the coding sequence ATGAAAAAGATTTTAAAATTAAGTTTAGTATGTGCAGTGCTTTTTACAGGAATGAGTACGTATGCAATTGACGGGAATGAAGATTTTAATCTTCATGTATTAAAAGCCAACGGAAAGCTGATTACGTTTGCCCTTAACAAAGTGCAAAAAGCAAACCTGGCGATTTATGATAAAGATGGTAGTGTACTTTATTCTGAAAACGCTTCAGGTAAAGAAGGCATTTTGAGAACTTTTAACCTGGAAGAACTTCCGGCAGGAACCTATTTCTTAGAAGTGGAGGATAGTATAAAAAAAGTAAGACATGAAATTACAATTACCGATGCTACAACTGTATTGTCGAGAAAAGCAATTTCATCCAGTTATAAAGCAGGTTTTTCTGCCAAAAAAACAAGCGTAGCAGTACGCTAA
- a CDS encoding secretion protein, translating to MKTILKLSLVCAVLLTGWNTYAIDGNENGNNDFNLHVLKANGKLITFALNQVHKASLSIYDKSGSLLYTENASGKDGILRTFSLEEFPEGTYFLEVEDSFKKVRHEITITDDKSVLSSKAVSSTYKADFSAQNSNVAVR from the coding sequence ATGAAAACGATTTTAAAATTAAGTTTAGTCTGTGCAGTACTTTTAACCGGATGGAACACTTACGCCATTGACGGAAATGAAAACGGCAATAATGATTTTAACCTTCATGTATTAAAAGCCAATGGAAAGCTCATTACGTTTGCTCTGAACCAGGTACACAAGGCCAGTTTGAGTATTTATGATAAAAGTGGTTCTTTACTCTATACCGAAAATGCTTCAGGCAAAGACGGAATTTTAAGAACTTTTAGTTTAGAAGAATTTCCGGAAGGAACCTATTTTCTGGAAGTTGAAGACAGTTTTAAAAAAGTGAGACATGAAATTACGATAACCGACGACAAATCTGTGTTATCTTCTAAAGCAGTTTCATCAACATACAAAGCAGATTTCTCTGCTCAAAATTCAAACGTAGCAGTACGTTAA
- a CDS encoding AraC family transcriptional regulator, whose protein sequence is MKTIAPALEVISNSYGSSFTYTKHAEKTNSKAHIWHYHPEIELVYINGGAGKRQIGSHVSYYTNGSLLLIGANLPHCGFTNELTGNKDETVIHIKPEFLGNDFFAGPEMKKVRNVLSQSKGGIAFGGETKKKVGERIEMMENQLPFERLLTLLSILDELDSSEEYTILNADGFSLELQTQDNDRMNVIFNYVKDHFQESIAIDEVSSLISMTTPSFCRYFKKISNKTFTEFVNEYRLVHASKLLAEKPISINEVCYESGFNNFSHFSKSFKQYTGKSASQYRLEHKIIIS, encoded by the coding sequence ATGAAGACGATTGCCCCAGCTCTTGAAGTGATATCTAATTCTTACGGAAGCTCATTTACCTATACCAAACATGCTGAGAAAACCAACAGCAAGGCACATATATGGCATTACCATCCCGAAATTGAGTTGGTTTACATAAACGGGGGCGCGGGAAAAAGACAAATAGGGAGTCATGTTTCGTATTATACCAATGGCAGCTTGCTTCTGATCGGGGCAAACCTTCCGCATTGTGGTTTTACAAATGAACTAACCGGAAATAAAGATGAAACCGTAATTCACATTAAACCTGAATTTTTAGGGAATGATTTTTTCGCCGGACCCGAAATGAAAAAGGTTCGAAACGTCCTGAGTCAGTCAAAGGGTGGAATTGCTTTTGGTGGAGAAACCAAGAAAAAGGTAGGTGAACGAATCGAGATGATGGAAAATCAACTTCCGTTTGAGCGCTTGTTGACGCTTTTAAGTATTTTGGATGAATTAGACTCATCAGAAGAATATACCATCCTGAATGCCGACGGTTTTTCGCTAGAATTGCAAACGCAGGACAATGACCGAATGAATGTAATTTTTAATTATGTGAAAGATCATTTTCAGGAATCGATTGCTATAGACGAAGTCTCGAGTTTGATTAGCATGACGACACCTTCTTTTTGTCGTTACTTTAAAAAAATATCCAATAAAACATTTACGGAGTTTGTAAACGAATACCGTTTGGTACATGCTTCAAAACTTTTGGCAGAGAAACCTATAAGTATTAATGAGGTGTGTTATGAAAGCGGGTTCAATAATTTTAGTCACTTTAGTAAATCTTTCAAGCAGTATACCGGTAAAAGTGCTTCGCAGTACCGTCTCGAACATAAAATTATTATTAGCTAA
- a CDS encoding M13 family metallopeptidase, translating to MNLFRKRIAFFLVGMAFLSCSKKETVFSDPLLTNRDTTVNPAEDFFNYANNGWFKKNPIAATDSNNGIMRIVMDTINEQIKSICENSAKDESLAKGSNKQKIGDFYASGMDTTAIEKAGLFPLNTEIKKISEIKDVSSLVNTIAHLQTVGADPGFSFYVAQDDKISTKYALFFGQGGIGMGQRDYYLDADKRNVEIRAAYLAHLKTMMRLTGEEEALAAKNAATILKLETELAKASRKLEQLRDPIKNYNKLSIDQFNALTSNIDWKKVLPVLGVAKADSVIVGQPEFFKALNSTLKSYSIDEWKTYLKWNLVNRYSSYLNSAIEKQNFKFYSTVLNGVSTQKPRWKRVVEQTDSSLGELIGQVYVADYMPKGVKEKLLEIGNNIRDVFASHIKKLDWMSEATKQKALYKLSKMVMKLGYPDKWKDMSQLSIDRSSYCGNVMKANVWEYNFMVNKYGKPVDRNEWVMQPQTYNAYYNPSNNEIVIPACNIIVPGYEGRMPDDAVLYGIIGGSFFGHEITHGFDDQGSQYDEKGNLNNWWTAEDLKKFKAKTQLIVDQYNKYSILGKNVNGDATQGENIADLGGVIMGYEAFQKTAQYKNKEKISGLTPEQRYFLAYAYSWMINRRNESKINQIMTDVHAPEQFRVNGPLSNIPEFHKAFNVKKGDKMYQQDNLRVVIW from the coding sequence ATGAATTTATTTAGAAAACGAATTGCATTTTTTCTTGTTGGAATGGCTTTTTTAAGCTGTAGCAAAAAAGAAACCGTATTTTCAGATCCACTGCTAACCAACCGCGACACCACGGTAAATCCTGCGGAAGATTTTTTTAACTATGCTAATAATGGCTGGTTTAAAAAAAATCCTATTGCTGCTACTGATAGTAATAATGGTATCATGAGAATTGTGATGGATACTATTAACGAACAAATTAAAAGTATCTGTGAAAATTCGGCAAAAGATGAATCCCTCGCCAAAGGCAGCAACAAACAAAAGATAGGTGATTTTTACGCTTCAGGAATGGATACCACTGCGATTGAAAAAGCTGGTTTGTTTCCGTTAAATACAGAAATTAAAAAGATCAGTGAAATTAAAGATGTTTCGAGTCTGGTCAATACAATTGCACATTTACAAACTGTTGGAGCAGATCCCGGTTTTTCATTTTATGTTGCACAGGATGATAAAATCAGCACCAAGTATGCGTTGTTCTTCGGACAAGGTGGTATTGGAATGGGGCAAAGAGATTATTATCTGGATGCTGATAAACGAAATGTCGAAATTCGTGCAGCATACTTGGCACATCTTAAAACCATGATGCGTTTAACAGGGGAAGAAGAAGCGCTTGCAGCAAAAAATGCGGCAACAATATTGAAGCTTGAAACCGAACTGGCAAAAGCATCCCGAAAATTAGAACAGTTACGTGATCCAATCAAAAATTACAATAAATTAAGTATTGACCAGTTCAATGCTCTAACATCCAATATCGATTGGAAGAAAGTGCTTCCGGTTTTAGGGGTAGCCAAAGCCGATTCAGTAATTGTTGGGCAACCGGAATTTTTTAAAGCCCTAAATTCGACTCTTAAAAGTTATTCCATCGACGAATGGAAAACGTATCTGAAATGGAATCTTGTAAATCGTTATTCTTCTTATCTGAATTCGGCCATTGAAAAGCAAAATTTCAAATTCTATTCTACAGTATTAAACGGTGTGTCGACGCAAAAACCAAGATGGAAAAGGGTAGTAGAGCAAACCGATTCGTCTTTGGGGGAATTGATTGGACAGGTATATGTTGCCGACTATATGCCAAAAGGGGTGAAAGAGAAACTACTCGAAATAGGAAACAATATTCGTGATGTATTTGCTTCGCACATTAAGAAGTTAGACTGGATGAGTGAGGCTACCAAGCAAAAAGCGTTGTATAAACTGAGCAAAATGGTAATGAAATTAGGCTATCCGGACAAATGGAAGGATATGAGCCAGCTTTCTATAGACAGAAGTTCGTACTGTGGAAATGTAATGAAAGCCAATGTTTGGGAGTATAATTTTATGGTGAACAAATACGGTAAACCGGTTGACAGAAACGAGTGGGTTATGCAGCCACAAACCTACAATGCCTATTACAATCCGAGTAATAACGAGATTGTAATTCCGGCCTGTAACATTATCGTCCCAGGTTACGAGGGACGTATGCCGGACGATGCTGTGTTGTATGGAATCATTGGAGGTTCGTTTTTTGGACATGAGATTACACATGGTTTTGACGATCAGGGAAGTCAATACGACGAAAAAGGAAATTTAAACAATTGGTGGACAGCGGAGGATTTGAAGAAATTTAAAGCCAAAACACAATTAATTGTAGATCAGTACAACAAATACAGTATACTGGGGAAAAATGTAAACGGAGATGCTACCCAAGGTGAAAATATTGCCGATTTGGGTGGTGTAATTATGGGGTACGAAGCATTTCAAAAAACAGCACAATATAAAAACAAGGAAAAGATCAGCGGATTAACCCCGGAGCAACGTTATTTTTTGGCCTATGCCTATTCCTGGATGATCAACAGAAGGAACGAGTCAAAAATTAATCAGATTATGACCGATGTACATGCGCCTGAACAATTCAGGGTTAACGGGCCGTTGAGTAATATTCCGGAGTTCCATAAGGCATTCAATGTCAAAAAAGGAGATAAAATGTATCAGCAGGATAACTTACGAGTAGTAATCTGGTAA
- a CDS encoding alpha/beta hydrolase has product MKNFRILVFAVFLGVTSMSYAAKVDTLQVASTAMSKTYKAAVVLPNSYAKSKSAFPVMYLLHGAYGHFSDWLKNTPNKKLVQNLSDQYNMIIVMPEGETFSFYLDSPVNKGSQFETFITQEVIQKVDKTYRTISNRNGRVITGLSMGGHGALYLSAKHPDLFCAAGSMSGAVDMSVMLNRDASGQIVKLMQPVFGDKSDSSEMYAQYAVMGMLDKLKANKLPLIIDCGVDDFLIEPNRELHRRLVYNKVDHDYTERAGAHTWDYWENSLSYHALFFNKILLKNQQVTKK; this is encoded by the coding sequence ATGAAAAACTTTAGAATTTTAGTATTTGCTGTTTTTTTGGGCGTTACTTCAATGAGTTATGCGGCAAAAGTAGATACGTTACAAGTTGCGAGTACAGCCATGAGCAAAACCTACAAAGCTGCGGTTGTTTTGCCAAATTCGTATGCAAAAAGCAAATCGGCATTTCCGGTGATGTATTTACTGCATGGGGCTTACGGACATTTTAGCGACTGGCTGAAAAATACACCCAATAAAAAATTAGTGCAGAATTTATCCGATCAATACAATATGATTATCGTCATGCCTGAAGGAGAAACGTTTAGTTTTTATCTGGATAGCCCGGTCAATAAAGGAAGTCAGTTTGAAACCTTTATCACACAGGAAGTGATTCAGAAAGTAGACAAAACCTATCGAACCATAAGCAACAGAAATGGAAGAGTCATTACAGGGCTTTCGATGGGAGGGCATGGTGCTTTGTATTTGTCTGCCAAACATCCGGATTTGTTTTGTGCGGCAGGCAGTATGAGTGGCGCAGTAGATATGAGTGTAATGTTAAACAGAGATGCATCGGGACAGATTGTAAAATTAATGCAGCCCGTTTTTGGGGATAAAAGCGACAGTTCTGAAATGTATGCACAATATGCTGTAATGGGGATGTTGGACAAATTAAAAGCAAATAAACTTCCTTTAATTATAGATTGTGGTGTCGATGATTTTTTGATAGAACCCAATAGAGAATTACATCGAAGATTGGTTTATAATAAAGTAGATCATGATTATACCGAACGTGCGGGAGCACATACCTGGGATTATTGGGAGAATTCATTGTCTTATCATGCTTTATTTTTTAATAAAATACTACTTAAAAATCAGCAGGTTACGAAAAAATAA
- a CDS encoding TerC family protein, with translation MVWIFFLIAVALILALDLGVFNKNPHIISTKEASKWTLIWVTLSFLFSGVIYWLYTTDYIANPDNLKPAVASMKFITGYLIELSLSVDNIFVIAIIFASFKIPQKYQHRVLFWGILGAVIFRGLMIFFGVMLINKFAWTTYLFGAFLLFTAIKMLFTGDNEDFQPKDSFIYKTLGKIIPITSQMDGEKFFISTKTAKKAATPLFVALIVIEFMDVLFAVDSVPAILAITSDPFLVFSSNIFAILGLRSMYFFLANMLAKFSYLEYSLIAILSFVGLKMLLHDVFHVPEWASLAFIALSLLVGILVSLKFGEEKELTDADPE, from the coding sequence ATGGTTTGGATTTTCTTCTTAATAGCTGTCGCACTTATTCTTGCTTTAGACTTAGGCGTTTTCAACAAAAACCCACACATCATCAGTACTAAAGAAGCAAGTAAATGGACTCTTATCTGGGTAACCCTGTCTTTTCTTTTTTCAGGAGTTATTTACTGGCTGTACACTACCGATTATATTGCAAATCCCGACAATCTGAAACCCGCCGTGGCTTCTATGAAGTTTATAACCGGTTACCTGATTGAATTATCGCTAAGCGTTGACAATATTTTTGTGATCGCGATTATTTTTGCTTCCTTTAAGATACCTCAAAAATACCAGCACCGTGTTTTATTCTGGGGAATCCTGGGTGCCGTTATTTTCCGCGGATTAATGATTTTCTTTGGAGTAATGCTTATCAATAAGTTTGCCTGGACAACTTATTTGTTTGGTGCTTTCCTGCTTTTTACAGCCATCAAAATGCTGTTCACCGGAGACAATGAAGATTTTCAGCCCAAAGACTCTTTTATCTACAAAACACTGGGAAAAATTATTCCGATTACCTCGCAGATGGACGGAGAGAAATTTTTCATCAGCACAAAAACAGCTAAGAAAGCTGCAACCCCATTATTTGTCGCTCTGATTGTAATCGAATTCATGGACGTTCTTTTTGCGGTAGATAGTGTACCCGCTATCCTCGCCATTACTTCTGACCCATTTTTAGTATTCAGTTCTAATATTTTTGCTATTCTGGGATTGCGTTCGATGTACTTTTTCCTAGCCAATATGCTGGCAAAATTCAGTTATCTGGAGTACAGCCTTATTGCGATCTTAAGTTTCGTAGGATTAAAAATGCTGCTTCACGATGTCTTCCACGTACCGGAATGGGCTTCTTTGGCATTCATTGCCCTTTCTCTTTTAGTTGGAATCCTGGTTTCTTTAAAATTCGGAGAAGAAAAAGAATTGACAGATGCAGATCCGGAATAG